TTACTTTCATTTCATCAACACAATAACCAACCCCGTAATCAAAATATTCACCAGCGCAATCGGTAAAATATATTTCCAGCTCAACCGCATGATCTGGTCGTAGCGAAAACGCGGCAAAGTCCAGCGAATGGTCATCTGCAGCCATAAGAAGAACATGACTTTGAGGGTGAAAGTTCCTACCTGCAGAAGAGCAACGGCCAGATTTCCAAGCTGCCAAGTAGCGCCCCAGGGAAAATGAAATCCGTCAGCCATTAAATACGGCACCTGCCAGCCGCCCAAAAACAGGGTCACGGTGATGGCGGAAACCATCACCGTCTCAACAAAATCAGTGAGCATATACATGCCAAATCCCATGCCACTGTATTCTAAGAAGTAACCGATGATTTCCGACTCCCCTTCCGGCGCGTCAAAAGGCACCCGCTTGGTTACCGCAATTCCGACCGTTAAGAACAAAATAAAGCCAACGGGTTGCAGCAAAATACCCCATTTCGGCAGCCAGCCCCAGAAGGTACCTCCTTGCCAGCGCACGATTTCTTGCAGTTCTACAGTTTGATAGATCATCAAAGAGCCGATGATGGTCACGCCCAAAACAACTTCATAAGAAATCATTTGTGCCGAGGCACGCAATCCTCCGAGCAGGGCAAAATTACTTTTTGAAGCCCACGCACCCAACACCACGCCATAAACCGCCATACCCGCGACCGCAAACAAATAGAGCACGCCGATGTTCAGGGGCGCCAGTTGTAAATTAATCTCTTTTCCGCCAATGATAAGTACATCCCCAAATGGAATGACCGCGAAACCGACCAGAGCAAAAAACACCGATATCGCCGGCGCAATGGTAAAAAGAAATTTCTCGGCTGCCACCGGACGAAAGCTCTCTTTAGTAAACATTTTGACGGCATCCGCGATAGCGTGGAAAAGACCTATAAGACGTAACCCGAAAATGGAAGCACGGTTCGCGCCGATTCGGTCTTGCATCAGCGCGCTTTGCTTGCGCTCCACCCAGGTGAGAAGGCCGCCGAAGTTGAGCACAAAAAGCAAAACAAACGCTAACTTCGCCAGAACAATTCCGATTCCTTCTACCATCAGGCTACCAGCGCTCCCATTTCTTTCTCAGCACTTTCTTCGTGCCCGTCTAAAAGAATGCCATGCTCGCCGATCTTTTCGTAACTCAAACCTTTAAAAGCATCTACCTCTTCGACCAATGCGTTGAAAACGTCCTCTGGCTCAAAGTAGGGCATGGATTTACCCAGCCGCTTGGAAAGATTTCTGAAAATAATCCAGTCCGGTTTAGACTCGCCAAGAGGTTCAACGGCTTTATGAATTCTTTGCACGCGACCAGCAAAATTTGTAAACGTCCCATCTATTTCTACAAACGTCGCACTCGGCAGACAGTAATTGGCCAAATTTGAAGTTAAATTCTGGTTTGTTCCCTGAAAAATGACAAGGTCAACCTTTGACAATGCCGCTTTGACTTCCTCTTTGTTAAATCCTTTCTCCAAATCATGGTGGCAGATATACAAAGCTTTGAGCCGTTTATCCTTTGCCTCAGCAAGCATTTGCGCGACTTCAAGGCCGCTGTTGTCCATCGCCGACACCCCTAACTTCTTCGCACCTTCAGTATTGGGATTTTTATCCGCTTTCATTAAGAAATCATCTTCATAGCCCTTTTCCCGCGCTGCGACTTCAAAGTCGATGTTTTCAAGCTCCAGAGTCTCTTTAAAAAACCTTTTAGCTGCAAACAAATCCTCGTTGGTCATTTGCGGAGACAAAATTACCCCAAACGCCTCGGCTCCGTGTTTGTCGATGGTATCTTTCATTTTATTCGCTATTTCGTCGATTGCATCATTCCATGAAAGTTCCTGCCACCTGCCGCGGGTCTTTTTTTGCGGCGCAACAATTCTGGAATCGTCATCGACGTATGTAAATCCATAACGCCCTTCGTCGCACATCCACCATTGGTTGACCTCGGGATTGTACCTTGGTTTCAGGCGGGAAATACGAATACCGCCGGCTTTGTAGGGCCGTTTGTCATTATGATGCACACTTATATTACAGCCAGTGCTGCAGCCAGGACATACCGATGGGGTCTCGGTTAAATACCAGACCCGTGTTCTAAAGCGAAAATCTTTATCCGTTAAAGCGCCCACCGGACAAATATCGATGGTGTTGCCGGAATATTTATTATCCAATTCCTGACCCGGATAGGGCAGCAACTCAGCATGATCGCCGCGATTGAAAATGCCCAGCTCGAAGGTTTCAGTAATTTCATCACAAAACCGAACACAGCGCGAACAAAGAATACACCGTTCGGAGTCGAGCATGACGTTCGGTCCAATATCGAGGGCTTTCTGCTTCTTAACCTTATCCTCAAACATCTTGCTATCGTAAAGACCGTGCTGCATGTAAAAATTCTGCAGCCAGCACTCCCCTGCTT
The candidate division KSB1 bacterium DNA segment above includes these coding regions:
- a CDS encoding NADH-quinone oxidoreductase subunit H → MVEGIGIVLAKLAFVLLFVLNFGGLLTWVERKQSALMQDRIGANRASIFGLRLIGLFHAIADAVKMFTKESFRPVAAEKFLFTIAPAISVFFALVGFAVIPFGDVLIIGGKEINLQLAPLNIGVLYLFAVAGMAVYGVVLGAWASKSNFALLGGLRASAQMISYEVVLGVTIIGSLMIYQTVELQEIVRWQGGTFWGWLPKWGILLQPVGFILFLTVGIAVTKRVPFDAPEGESEIIGYFLEYSGMGFGMYMLTDFVETVMVSAITVTLFLGGWQVPYLMADGFHFPWGATWQLGNLAVALLQVGTFTLKVMFFLWLQMTIRWTLPRFRYDQIMRLSWKYILPIALVNILITGLVIVLMK
- a CDS encoding molybdopterin-dependent oxidoreductase, coding for MPKITIDGTEIEVEKGTTVIQAAEQLGIEIPRYCYHPGLSIVGVCRICLVEIERMPKLQVACYTPVTDGMVVHTNNEKVLQARRAVLEFLLINHPLDCPVCDQAGECWLQNFYMQHGLYDSKMFEDKVKKQKALDIGPNVMLDSERCILCSRCVRFCDEITETFELGIFNRGDHAELLPYPGQELDNKYSGNTIDICPVGALTDKDFRFRTRVWYLTETPSVCPGCSTGCNISVHHNDKRPYKAGGIRISRLKPRYNPEVNQWWMCDEGRYGFTYVDDDSRIVAPQKKTRGRWQELSWNDAIDEIANKMKDTIDKHGAEAFGVILSPQMTNEDLFAAKRFFKETLELENIDFEVAAREKGYEDDFLMKADKNPNTEGAKKLGVSAMDNSGLEVAQMLAEAKDKRLKALYICHHDLEKGFNKEEVKAALSKVDLVIFQGTNQNLTSNLANYCLPSATFVEIDGTFTNFAGRVQRIHKAVEPLGESKPDWIIFRNLSKRLGKSMPYFEPEDVFNALVEEVDAFKGLSYEKIGEHGILLDGHEESAEKEMGALVA